One Theropithecus gelada isolate Dixy chromosome 20, Tgel_1.0, whole genome shotgun sequence DNA segment encodes these proteins:
- the ROGDI gene encoding protein rogdi homolog encodes MATVMAATAAERAVLEEEFRWLLHDEVHAVLKQLQDILKEASLRFTLPGSGTEGPAKQENFILGSCGTDQVKGVLTLQGDALSQADVNLKMPRNNQLLHFAFREDKQWKLQQIQDARNHVSQAIYLLTSRDESYQFKTGAEVLKLMDAVMLQLTRARNRLTTPATLTLPEIAASGLTRMFAPALPSDLLVNVYINLNKLCLTVYQLHALQPNSTKNFRPAGGAVLHSPGAMFEWGSQRLEVSHVHKVECVIPWLNDALVYFTVSLQLCQQLKDKISVFSSYWSYRPF; translated from the exons ATGGCCACCGTGATGGCAGCGACGGCGGCGGAGCGGGCAGTGCTG GAGGAGGAGTTCCGCTGGCTGCTGCATGACGAGGTGCACGCTGTGCTGAAGCAGCTGCAGGACATTCTCAAG GAGGCCTCTCTGCGCTTCACTCTGCCGGGCTCGGGCACTGAGGGGCCCGCCAAGCAAGAGAACTTCATCCTAGGCAGCTGTGG CACAGACCAGGTGAAGGGTGTGCTGACTCTGCAGGGGGATGCCCTCAGCCAGGCG GACGTGAACTTGAAGATGCCCCGGAACAACCAGCTGTTGCACTTCGCCTTCCGGGAGGACAAGCAGTGGAAGCTGCAGCAG ATCCAGGATGCCAGAAACCATGTGAGCCAAGCCATTTACCTGCTTACCAGCCGGGACGAGAGCTACCAGTTCAAGACGGGCGCTGAGGTCCTCAAG CTGATGGATGCAGTGATGCTGCAGCTGACCAGAGCCCGAAACCGCCTCACCACCCCCGCCACCCTCACCCTCCCTGAGATCGCCGCCAGCGGCCTCACG CGGATGTTCGCCCCCGCCCTGCCCTCCGACCTGCTGGTCAATGTCTACATCAACCTCAATAAGCTCTGCCTCACGGTGTACCAGCTGCATGCCCTGCAGCCCAACTCCACCAAG AACTTCCGCCCAGCCGGAGGTGCGGTGCTGCACAGCCCTGGGGCCATGTT CGAGTGGGGCTCTCAGCGCCTGGAGGTGAGCCACGTGCACAAGGTGGAGTGCGTGATCCCCTGGCTCAACGACGCCCTGGTCTACTTCACTGTCTCCTTGCAGCTCTGCCAGCAGCTTAAGGACAAG ATCTCCGTGTTCTCCAGCTACTGGAGCTACAGACCCTTCTGA
- the SMIM22 gene encoding small integral membrane protein 22 isoform X3, with amino-acid sequence MAVSTEELETTVQEVLGRLKSHQFFQSTWDTAAFIIFLIFVGTVLLLLLLVIAHCWCCSCCGSPGPRRASPRKERPKGVDNLALEP; translated from the exons ATGGCTGTGTCCACAGAGGAGCTGGAGACCACAGTTCAGGAAGTCCTGGGGAGACTGAAGAGCCACCAGTTTTTCCAGTCCACATGGGACACTGCTGCCTTcatcatcttcctcatcttcGTGG GTACggtgctgctcctgctgctgctggtcaTCGCCCACTGCTggtgctgcagctgctgtggctcCCCTGGGCCCCGCAGGGCAAGCCCCAGGAAG GAAAGACCCAAGGGAGTGGATAACTTGGCCCTGGAACCCTGA
- the SMIM22 gene encoding small integral membrane protein 22 isoform X2, which produces MAVSTEELETTVQEVLGRLKSHQFFQSTWDTAAFIIFLIFVGTVLLLLLLVIAHCWCCSCCGSPGPRRASPRKVSPWKERPKGVDNLALEP; this is translated from the exons ATGGCTGTGTCCACAGAGGAGCTGGAGACCACAGTTCAGGAAGTCCTGGGGAGACTGAAGAGCCACCAGTTTTTCCAGTCCACATGGGACACTGCTGCCTTcatcatcttcctcatcttcGTGG GTACggtgctgctcctgctgctgctggtcaTCGCCCACTGCTggtgctgcagctgctgtggctcCCCTGGGCCCCGCAGGGCAAGCCCCAGGAAGGTGAGCCCCTGGAAG GAAAGACCCAAGGGAGTGGATAACTTGGCCCTGGAACCCTGA
- the SMIM22 gene encoding small integral membrane protein 22 isoform X1 — translation MAVSTEELETTVQEVLGRLKSHQFFQSTWDTAAFIIFLIFVGTVLLLLLLVIAHCWCCSCCGSPGPRRASPRKVSPWKVSPAGHRDLHGTVLGVEKGVGGVVGRVVIPLGNKE, via the exons ATGGCTGTGTCCACAGAGGAGCTGGAGACCACAGTTCAGGAAGTCCTGGGGAGACTGAAGAGCCACCAGTTTTTCCAGTCCACATGGGACACTGCTGCCTTcatcatcttcctcatcttcGTGG GTACggtgctgctcctgctgctgctggtcaTCGCCCACTGCTggtgctgcagctgctgtggctcCCCTGGGCCCCGCAGGGCAAGCCCCAGGAAGGTGAGCCCCTGGAAGGTGAGCCCTGCCGGCCACCGGGACCTGCATGGAACTGTACTGGGGGTGGAGAAGGGAGTGGGGGGAGTGGTGGGAAGGGTGGTCATCCCCCTAGGGAACAAGGAGTGA